TGCCGGTTCGACGGCAACGCGGTGCACGACTACCGCTTCGGCCCCGCCCAGTTGAGCCACTGGGACTGGTTCCACCCCAGCCGTGACGGTCAGGCCCGACTCGCCCAGATCGCCTACCGCACCATCACCGCGAAGGACCCCGTGACCTAGCCTTTCCCCATGAATCAACTTTTCGGCACGCTTCCGGACGGCACCGAGGTGCACCGCTGCACACTCGAACGGGCCGGGGTACGGGTGCGGGTGCTGTCGTACGGCGGGATCGTGCAGTCCGTCGAGGTCCCGGACCGCGAGGGGCGCACCGCGGGCGTGGTGCTGGGCTTCGACTCCCTCGACGGTTACCTCGACTGCCCCGCGCCGTACTTCGGGGCCCTGGTCGGGCGGTACGCCAACCGGATCGGGGGCGCCCGCTTCACGCTCGACGGCCGGACGTACGTGCTCGCCGCCAACAACCCGCCCAACTCCCTGCACGGCGGCGAGCACGGCTTCGACAAGCGCGTGTGGGCCGTCGAGGAGATCGAACACGGCGTACGGCTGTCCCGCGTGTCGCCGGACGGCGAGGAGGGGTTCCCGGGGCGTCTGGAGGTGTCCGCGGCGTACACGCTGGACGCGGACGGGACGCTGCGGATCGCGTACGAGGCGGTGACGGACGCGGCGACCGTGGTGAACCTGACGAATCACAGTTACTGGAACCTGGCGGGTGCCGCGGCCGGTACGGGTGGCGCGGCGGGGCACGAACTGTCGCTCGCCGCGGGGCGGTACACGCCGGTGGACGCCGACCTCATTCCCACGGGGGAGGAGGCGGCGGTGGACGGGACGCGGTTCGACTTCCGGGCGGCGCGGAAGGTGGGGACCGGGTACGACCACAATCTCGTGCTCGACAAGGGCGTGACGGGGGTGGCGGAGCCGGTGGCCGAGCTGTACGACCCGTCCTCGGGGCGGGTGCTGACGGTGGCGACGACGGAGCCGGGGGTGCAGGTGTACACCGGCGACCATCTGCCGGCGCCGTTCGTGGCCGGTGACGGGGTCGCGCTGGAGACCCAGCACTACCCCGACTCCCCGAACCGGCCGTCGTTCCCCAGCGTGCGGCTGGGCGCCGGGCAGACGTACCGGTCGGAGACGGCGTACGGGTTCGCTACGCGGTAGGGGACCGGTTTCCCTGACCGCCGGTGGGGCTTCTCGCGCAGTTCCCCGCGCCCCTTCAGGGGCGCGGGGAACTGCGCGAGCAACCACGATGCACCCGCACCCGCCCACGAACCCCACCGCTCGAGCTCTCCGCGCACCCCGGAGGGGAAGGCTGAGCCCCGGTCCGGGTGTCAGGCGCCGGGCCGGGGCTGTTCGGGGAGGGGCGTGCCCTGCGTCAGACGGTAATCGCCGTCGTCACACGACGGTCCACGATCGACCGCCCGGCGGCAATCTCGTACGAACCCTTCACACGCGCCCAGCCTCCAGACGTCTCGTCCCACACCTCGAACGCCCGCGCCGGCAGCGTCACCGCCACCTCCACCGTCTCCCCCGGACCGGCCGAAACCCCCGCGAACCCGGCGAGCCAGCGTGCCGGTCGCTCGGGGCCGCCGGCGGCCTCCGGGCCGGCCGGGGCGAGGTAGACCTGGACGATCTCGTGGCCTGCCCGCTCCCCCGTGTTGCGCAGCCGCACCCGCACGGTCGCCCCCTCCACCGCCACGGACTCGTACGCCCAGTCCGTGTACCCGAGCCCGTGTCCGAACGCGTACACGGGCGTCCGGCCCGCCTTCTCCCAGGCGCGGTAGCCGATGAAGACGCCTTCGGAGTAGGCGAGTTGGCCGTTCTCCGGCACCACCTGCGTCACGGGTGCGTCGGCCAGCGAGCCCCACGTCGTGGGGAGCCGCCCGCCCGGCTCCTCCGCGCCGGTGAGCACGTCGGCGAGGGCGGCGCCGCCCTCCTGGCCGGGGAACCAGCTCAGCAGCACCGCGGCGACCTCCTCGCGCCACGGCAGCTCCACCGGGGACCCGGAGTTGACGACGACCACGGTGTTCGGGTTGGCCGCGGCCACCGCGCGGACCAGGTCGTCCTGGCGGCCGGGCAGCCGCAGGTCGGTGCGGTCGAAGCCCTCGGACTCGACGCGGTCGGTGGTGGCGACCACGACGACCGCCGTGTCGGCCCCGCGCGCCGCCTCCGCGGCCTCGGCGATGAGCTCGTCGGGGTCGCGCCGCGGCTCCTGGTGGGCGAGGGCGAACAGGATCGACGTGGCGGTCGTGTCCTCGGGGGTGACGACGACGTGCGTCAGGGAGACCTCGACGCTCTCGTCGGCCGTCAGCTCCACCTGGGCGTGCGGTTCGGGGGCGCCGAAGAACGCGGCGAAGGGGTCGTTCTTGGCGGCGCTCTGGACGCCGTCGAAGTACGTCGTGCCGGCGACGGCGAGGGTGAACGCGCCCAGGCCCTTGATGCCGAACGTGTGCGTGCCGGACTCGCGCGGGGTGAAGGTGCCGGCCAGCTCGACGGAGTGCAGGTTGTCGTGGGTGACGCCCTCGGGCAGGTCGACGTCCGTCCACTTGATGTCGCCACCCGGCGCGGAACCGGTGCCGAGGACCGTGCCGGCGGCGTCGCGGCAGAGGGCGCGCAGGGTGAACCCGCGGTCGGCGAGGGACAGTTCCTCGTTGGGGTCGGCGCCGAGGGCGTACGTCAGGGCGCCCTCGGGCAGGGCGGCGGTGAGGCCGTCGAGCGGGGAGACGATCCGGTCGGGGAAGACGGTGGCGGAGCCGCCGCCGAGGACGCGGGCATCGCGGGCGGCGGCGCCGATGAGGGCGACGGTGGCGCCGGGGCGCAGCGGGAGCGCCGCGCCCTCGTTGCGCACCAGGACGAAGGAGCGGCGGGCGATCTCGTGGGCGAGCGCCCGGCCGTCGAGGTGCGCGGGCGGCTCCGCGACGACGGGCTCGGCGCCGTCGAGGATGCCGACGCGGGCGGCGAGGCGCAGCACGTTGCGCACGGCCGCGTCGAGCGTGGCCTCTTCGACCCGGCCGTCCCGTACGGCCCGGGCGAGGGCCTCGCCGTAGACGGTGTCGGGGCCGGGCATGGCGATGTCGAGGCCGCCCTCGAGGGCGGCGACGGTGTCGCGGGCGGCGCTCCAGTCGGAGACGTTGATGCCGTCGAAGCCCCACTCGCCGCGCAGGACGCCGTTCACGAGCGGCGCGTGCTCGGTCATCGTGGTGCCGTTGACCGAGTTGTAGGCGGTCATGATCCCCCACGGGCGGGCGCCGGCGACGATCGCCTCGAAGGGGGCCAGGTACAGCTCGCGCAGGGCGCGTGCGTCCACCAGGTTGTCGACGGTGAAGCGGTCGGTCTCGGCGTCGTTGGCCACGAAGTGCTTGACGGTGGTGCCGATGCCGCCGGACTGCACCCCGGCGACGTACCCGGTGCCGATGCGGCCGGTGAGGTACGGGTCCTCGCTGTACGCCTCGAAGTGGCGGCCGCCGAGCGGGGAGCGGTGCAGATTGACGGTGGGCGCGAGCAGGACGTGGACGCCCTTGCGACGGGCCTCCTGGGCGAGCAGCACGCCCGCGCGGTGCGCGAGTTCGGGGTCCCAGGTGGCGGCGAGCGCGGTCGGGGAGGGCAGCGCGACGGAGGGGTCGTCGGCGGTCCAGCGGACCCCGCGGACGCCGATCGGGCCGTCGGACATCACGAGGGAGGCGAGGCCGATCTTTGGCAGCGCGGGGAGCGTCCAGCGGTCCTGGCCGGCGAGCAGCCGCGCCTTGTCGTCGAGTGTCAGGCGGGCGAGGGCGGCCTCTACGGCCTGTTCGCGGGCCTGGTCGCCCGTTTCGCCCGTCACCCTCTCCGTCGCCTTGCCCGCCCCGTCCGCCTTGTCCGTTGTACCGGCCACGGCCGCACCTCCTCGTACTCGTAGAAAGCCGCTTCGACGCTCCCATGCTGCACCCGGAACCTGTAATGCGGTAGCTTTCGTTATTTTCTCGTGATACGTGGGGCAGGGAGATCCCGTACGGTGGCGCCATGACGAGCAGGGCCAGGACCGAGGAGCGGCGCGCGGAGATCGTCCGGGCGGCCCTCGAAGTGATCGCCGAGCGCGGTTACCGGGGGGCCAGCATGGCCGCGGTGGCGGAGCGGGTGGGGCTGACCCAGCAGGGGGTGCTGCACTACTTCCCCACCAAGGACGCGCTGCTCGTGGCCGTCCTCAAGGAGCGCGACCAGTGGGACGCGGTGCCCGGTCAGCGGTGGCGGCTCGATCTGCTCGGCTCGCTGGTCGAGTACAACGCGATGCGGCCCGGGGTCGTCCAGACGTTCTCCGCGCTGCTCGGCGAGAGCGTCACCGAGGGGCACCCGGCGCGGGACTTCTTCACCGGGCGGTACGAGGAGGTCCGCGCGAGCATGGCGTCGGTCCTGCGCGCGGAGTACGGCGAGCGGCTGCCCGGCGGGCTGCCCCCGGAGCGCGTGGCACCGCTGCTGGTGGCGGTGATGGACGGGTTGCAGTTCCAGTGGCTGCTCGACCCGGAGGCGGTGGACATGCCGGTGGCGTTCCGGGACTTCGTGGCGCTGCTGGGCGGGGGGCCGGGCGACGCCCCGGAGGCGGAGGACGGCACCGGGGCGGGCTGAGGCCGCCTCAGTCGACCGGGGTGAACTCGGGGTCGCCGTAGGGGCTCCCGTCGGGGTCGCCGCCAGGGTTGCCGTCGGGGTCCCGGGTCTCCTCGCCGAGGAGTTCGCGGGCCAGCAGCGTGGCGCCGGCGACCGCGCCCGGCATCAGGAACACCGCGACGAGCGGCACCAGGAACGCCAGGCCCAGCGGGGTCCCGAAGCCCCACACCAGCATCTTGCGGGAGCGCAGCAGGGCGAGCCGTTCGCGCAGTTCGACGCCGCGGCGCTGGAGGGCGACGGCGGTGAGCTCCTCGGTGAGGAAGAACCCGGTGACGAAGAAGCCGAGCACCGGC
The DNA window shown above is from Streptomyces sp. NBC_00670 and carries:
- a CDS encoding aldose epimerase family protein encodes the protein MNQLFGTLPDGTEVHRCTLERAGVRVRVLSYGGIVQSVEVPDREGRTAGVVLGFDSLDGYLDCPAPYFGALVGRYANRIGGARFTLDGRTYVLAANNPPNSLHGGEHGFDKRVWAVEEIEHGVRLSRVSPDGEEGFPGRLEVSAAYTLDADGTLRIAYEAVTDAATVVNLTNHSYWNLAGAAAGTGGAAGHELSLAAGRYTPVDADLIPTGEEAAVDGTRFDFRAARKVGTGYDHNLVLDKGVTGVAEPVAELYDPSSGRVLTVATTEPGVQVYTGDHLPAPFVAGDGVALETQHYPDSPNRPSFPSVRLGAGQTYRSETAYGFATR
- a CDS encoding beta-glucosidase family protein, whose amino-acid sequence is MTGETGDQAREQAVEAALARLTLDDKARLLAGQDRWTLPALPKIGLASLVMSDGPIGVRGVRWTADDPSVALPSPTALAATWDPELAHRAGVLLAQEARRKGVHVLLAPTVNLHRSPLGGRHFEAYSEDPYLTGRIGTGYVAGVQSGGIGTTVKHFVANDAETDRFTVDNLVDARALRELYLAPFEAIVAGARPWGIMTAYNSVNGTTMTEHAPLVNGVLRGEWGFDGINVSDWSAARDTVAALEGGLDIAMPGPDTVYGEALARAVRDGRVEEATLDAAVRNVLRLAARVGILDGAEPVVAEPPAHLDGRALAHEIARRSFVLVRNEGAALPLRPGATVALIGAAARDARVLGGGSATVFPDRIVSPLDGLTAALPEGALTYALGADPNEELSLADRGFTLRALCRDAAGTVLGTGSAPGGDIKWTDVDLPEGVTHDNLHSVELAGTFTPRESGTHTFGIKGLGAFTLAVAGTTYFDGVQSAAKNDPFAAFFGAPEPHAQVELTADESVEVSLTHVVVTPEDTTATSILFALAHQEPRRDPDELIAEAAEAARGADTAVVVVATTDRVESEGFDRTDLRLPGRQDDLVRAVAAANPNTVVVVNSGSPVELPWREEVAAVLLSWFPGQEGGAALADVLTGAEEPGGRLPTTWGSLADAPVTQVVPENGQLAYSEGVFIGYRAWEKAGRTPVYAFGHGLGYTDWAYESVAVEGATVRVRLRNTGERAGHEIVQVYLAPAGPEAAGGPERPARWLAGFAGVSAGPGETVEVAVTLPARAFEVWDETSGGWARVKGSYEIAAGRSIVDRRVTTAITV
- a CDS encoding TetR/AcrR family transcriptional regulator — protein: MPYGGAMTSRARTEERRAEIVRAALEVIAERGYRGASMAAVAERVGLTQQGVLHYFPTKDALLVAVLKERDQWDAVPGQRWRLDLLGSLVEYNAMRPGVVQTFSALLGESVTEGHPARDFFTGRYEEVRASMASVLRAEYGERLPGGLPPERVAPLLVAVMDGLQFQWLLDPEAVDMPVAFRDFVALLGGGPGDAPEAEDGTGAG